A region from the Silene latifolia isolate original U9 population chromosome 7, ASM4854445v1, whole genome shotgun sequence genome encodes:
- the LOC141591698 gene encoding growth-regulating factor 5-like: protein MIAERNNNRCSNNQQQCQYPFTANQWQELENQVLTFRYLMSGVPVPPGLMSTVITSSSSSSSCSRLFPLQQSLPFGLGCFQVGYGYGRKHDPEPGRCKRTDGKKWRCAKEAHPDSKYCERHMNRGKGKSKKQIDASNNTAIPKPVTNIYPNTATTMKSSSCLPYPTISYSSETQSTTYPNKFQPNTTATTFYPFLPSQSSATVSLSDRDDVTSSSSLWLDQHNAKEIRYSNQIKGRENERMMGSEALEEEKLGTDQEHDSQKFYHHFLGDWPMKSKTSYDMGLFSRSN, encoded by the exons atgatagcTGAAAGAAATAACAACAGGTGCAgtaacaatcaacaacaatgtcAATATCCTTTTACTGCAAATCAATGGCAAGAATTAGAAAATCAAGTGCTTACTTTTAGATATTTAATGTCTGGTGTTCCTGTTCCTCCTGGTCTTATGTCTACTGTcattacttcttcttcttcttcctcttcttgttCTAGGTTGTTTCCTCTGCAGCAGTCACTACCAT TTGGATTGGGTTGTTTTCAGGTAGGATACGGATATGGGCGAAAACACGACCCAGAGCCAGGACGGTGCAAAAGAACAGACGGTAAAAAATGGCGATGCGCAAAAGAAGCACACCCTGATTCTAAGTACTGTGAAAGACATATGAACAGAGGCAAAGGGAAATCTAAGAAGCAAATTGATGCCTCAAATAATACTGCAATTCCGAAACCAGTAACTAATATTTACCCTAACACAGCAACAACAATGAAATCATCTTCATGTTTACCTTATCCTACCATTTCTTACAGTTCTGAAACTCAATCTACTACTTACCCTAACAAATTCCAACCTAATACTACTGCTACTACTTTTTACCCTTTTCTGCCTTCTCAATCCTCAGCTACTGTTAGTTTGTCGGATCGCGATGATGTTACCAGTAGTAGTTCTCTCTGGCTTGATCAGCATAATGCAAAAGAAATCAG ATACTCGAATCAGATAAAAGGAAGAGAAAACGAAAGAATGATGGGTTCAGAAGCTTTAGAGGAAGAAAAGCTGGGAACTGACCAAGAACATGACTCCCAGAAGTTTTATCATCATTTCTTGGGTGATTGGCCCATGAAATCCAAGACCTCCTATGATATGGGATTATTCTCAAGAAGTAATTAA
- the LOC141591704 gene encoding auxin-binding protein ABP19a-like — protein sequence MLPTLFLLSLLLVTGALEATALDFCVADLMGSQTPAGYSCKDPSKVVVDDFVYTGLGKAGNTTNILKAAVSPAFDAQFPGLNGLGISMARLDLAPSGVVPMHTHPGGSEVLLVVQGAILAGFVTSSNDVYVKKLEKGDIMVFPQGLLHFQINARGIPSIAFVSFSSPNPGLQILDLALFGSNLSSKLVETTTFLDDAQVKKLKTVLGGTG from the coding sequence ATGCTTCCTACACTCTTCCTACTCTCTCTTCTCCTTGTAACCGGTGCCCTCGAGGCAACCGCCCTCGACTTTTGCGTGGCGGACTTGATGGGTTCACAAACCCCGGCCGGTTACTCATGCAAAGACCCTTCTAAGGTTGTAGTTGATGATTTTGTTTACACGGGGCTAGGAAAGGCCGGGAACACAACGAACATCCTTAAGGCCGCAGTGTCCCCAGCCTTCGATGCACAATTCCCGGGACTCAATGGGCTTGGAATCTCGATGGCTCGGTTGGACTTAGCCCCATCAGGGGTGGTCCCCATGCACACTCACCCTGGTGGGTCAGAGGTGCTTTTGGTGGTTCAAGGTGCTATTCTAGCCGGGTTTGTTACGTCATCAAATGATGTTTACGTAAAGAAACTCGAAAAGGGTGATATTATGGTTTTCCCACAAGGACTATTGCATTTCCAAATTAATGCAAGAGGTATACCATCAATTGCATTTGTCAGTTTTAGTAGCCCAAACCCTGGACTGCAAATATTGGACCTTGCATTGTTTGGGAGTAACTTGTCTTCGAAATTAGTCGAAACCACCACTTTTCTTGATGATGCTCAGGTTAAGAAGCTTAAGACTGTTCTTGGAGGAACAGGGTAA
- the LOC141591703 gene encoding E3 ubiquitin-protein ligase SPL2-like: protein MSAGDQAAAAIVTHLALAADGAVIGATLAYIAIRSIVKYVAASSALHRIRDAPSVHVSDLRSILAESDAGDDANADGGGDDVIAGGGGGERLVVVRGTVESKSAVNGSWKSLWTDVLVSHDSGDRAVVIQRSQKYVYNEWRGLFGWYPDLRAVLGRIWREQGSTTTRTVPFVLVDSRQQALSDYVVVDLDGSTHPLPLTTVYREMKPIQASPYTFLQALFGHDYPVGLVDEEKVLPLGKDVTVVGVCSSKDGAPSIKSCKDLPYFLCDLTKEQMLIELSVRSKVLLWSGIVVGTVSIGVLGYSIVRNWNKWKQWREQRRAQQERHDMANNNEEPELDEIEDDEMGDIPDGQLCVICLMRRRRAAFVPCGHLVCCPRCAYSVERDLVPKCPVCRQEISNSVRIYDS, encoded by the exons ATGTCAGCAGGTGACCAAGCCGCGGCGGCGATAGTCACACACTTAGCCCTAGCCGCTGACGGCGCTGTTATCGGCGCAACCCTCGCCTACATCGCTATTCGAAGCATCGTCAAATACGTCGCCGCTTCTTCCGCTCTTCATCGTATTCGCGACGCACCTTCCGTCCACGTCTCTGATCTCCGCTCAATCCTCGCCGAATCAGACGCCGGAGATGACGCCAACGCCGATGGCGGCGGAGATGACGTTATCGCCGGCGGAGGTGGAGGAGAGAGGTTAGTTGTTGTACGAGGAACAGTGGAGTCAAAGTCGGCAGTCAACGGAAGCTGGAAGAGTTTATGGACTGACGTTCTTGTGTCTCATGATTCCGGCGATCGCGCTGTTGTTATTCAGCGGTCGCAGAAG TATGTATACAATGAATGGAGAGGCTTATTCGGATGGTATCCTGATTTGCGAGCAGTCTTGGGTAGAATCTGGAGAGAACAGGGGTCTACCACCACAAGAACG GTCCCTTTTGTTCTTGTTGACAGTCGACAACAGGCACTATCAGATTATGTTGTTGTCGATTTAGATGGTTCTACACACCCACTGCCTTTGACAACAGTCTATCGTGAAATGAAGCCAATTCAAGCTTCCCCCTATACTTTTCTACAGGCACTCTTTGGACATGACTATCCT GTCGGTTTGGTTGATGAGGAGAAAGTTCTTCCTCTTGGAAAGGATGTCACAGTTGTTGGCGTTTGTTCCTCAAAAGATGGGGCTCCTTCGATCAAATCATGCAAAGATCTTCCATATTTTTT GtgtgatttgaccaaggaacaaATGTTAATTGAACTATCAGTCAGGTCGAAAGTCTTACTGTGGAGTGGTATAGTTGTTGGGACTGTCTCAATTGGCGTACTTGGTTATTCAATTGTGAG GAACTGGAATAAATGGAAGCAATGGCGTGAGCAGAGGAGGGCACAGCAGGAAAGACATGATATGGCCAACAATAATGAAGAACCGGAACTGGATGAGATAGAAGATGATGAGATGGGAGACATTCCGGATGGCCAGCTGTGCGTGATCTGTCTTATGAGGAGGCGACGGGCTGCTTTTGTACCATGTGGCCACTTGGTTTGTTGCCCACGGTGTGCGTATTCCGTTGAACGAGACCTGGTCCCGAAGTGTCCTGTTTGTAGACAGGAGATCAGCAATTCTGTCAGGATTTATGATTCTTAG
- the LOC141591707 gene encoding F-box protein KIB4-like translates to MAPDWSSLPLDVLSIIALKLESFEEFFYFSVVCRWWNRASSSIKHGWRARPTVPWLLLAENTKENPNCIRKIFNLNNTKCYNLSLPQTFGRRCWGSAYGWIAMIDHDYSVRLFNPITKAEILFPSLETIASYSNNFDKNKDSDRLLQLYFTKLIVLKVPRSGQYEFVIMVVYDFSKGLAFARHEDESWTSVLVKKKVVRFGKIMSAVRIVDVVEMGDQVFALYDDGEIVCWNAKKFQDLEPLKTIDYIPSETEIFVEYRKWFGTTYLVRSGTDLLMLLRYKEQVLSPDDPTTSDLDIVYRTVYIQVYKLDPKDKRWHEIEDVGDVALFVGCNYSMSVSVLEATCLQRNCVYFNDDENECWADPTEFGGHDMGVYDIQNDEIWRFYQGQDTRSSTCPPIWFVPEL, encoded by the coding sequence ATGGCGCCAGATTGGTCTTCCTTGCCTCTCGATGTTCTTAGTATCATTGCACTCAAGTTGGAATCTTTTGaagaatttttttatttttctgttGTATGTCGGTGGTGGAATCGTGCTTCATCATCAATAAAGCACGGATGGCGGGCTAGACCAACAGTGCCGTGGCTTTTGCTTGCGGAAAACACGAAAGAAAATCCGAATTGTATTCGGAAGATCTTTAATCTTAATAATACCAAGTGTTACAACCTAAGTCTCCCACAGACATTTGGGAGAAGGTGTTGGGGTTCAGCTTATGGTTGGATTGCTATGATTGACCACGACTACAGCGTTCGATTGTTCAATCCTATCACTAAAGCTGAAATTCTTTTCCCATCTTTGGAAACCATTGCATCCTATTCCAATAATTTCGATAAAAACAAAGATAGTGATAGGCTTTTACAACTTTATTTTACTAAGCTTATTGTGCTGAAAGTGCCTCGAAGTGGTCAATACGAGTTTGTTATTATGGTAGTCTACGACTTTAGCAAAGGGTTAGCTTTTGCTAGGCATGAAGATGAATCATGGACATCAGTACTTGTCAAAAAAAAAGTTGTTAGGTTCGGTAAAATTATGAGTGCCGTACGTATCGTTGATGTTGTTGAAATGGGCGATCAGGTATTTGCTTTGTATGACGATGGAGAAATTGTATGTTGGAATGCTAAGAAATTCCAAGATCTCGAGCCTCTTAAAACAATAGACTATATACCAAGTGAGACTGAGATTTTTGTGGAATATAGGAAATGGTTCGGAACAACATATTTGGTACGATCAGGTACTGATCTCCTCATGCTCCTACGGTACAAGGAACAAGTGCTAAGTCCAGACGATCCTACGACTTCTGATCTTGACATTGTTTATCGAACAGTTTATATTCAGGTCTACAAACTTGATCCCAAAGACAAAAGGTGGCATGAGATTGAAGATGTTGGTGACGTAGCATTGTTCGTAGGTTGTAACTATTCTATGTCAGTTTCTGTCCTAGAGGCCACGTGTTTGCAGCGTAATTGTGTATACTTCAATGACGATGAAAATGAGTGTTGGGCTGACCCGACGGAGTTTGGTGGACATGATATGGGTGTATATGACATACAGAATGATGAAATATGGCGATTTTACCAAGGCCAGGATACACGCTCCTCAACCTGCCCGCCAATTTGGTTTGTTCCCGAACTTTAG